In Solanum stenotomum isolate F172 chromosome 6, ASM1918654v1, whole genome shotgun sequence, one DNA window encodes the following:
- the LOC125869248 gene encoding dynamin-related protein 5A-like yields the protein MENLIALVNRLQRACTALGDHGEESSLPTLWDALPTIAVVGGQSSGKSSVLESIVGKDFLPRGSGIVTRRPLVLQLHRIEEGREYAEFGHLPRKRFTDFAAVRKEIADETDRETGRSKQISSVPIYLSIYSPYVVNLTLIDLPGLTKVAVEGQPDSIVLDIENMVRSYIEKPNCIILAISPANQDLATSDAIKISREVDPKGERTFGVLTKIDLMDKGTDAVDMLEGKSYKLQFPWIGVVNRSQADINKNVDMIAARRREKEYFSSTPEYRHLANRMGSEHLGKVLSKHLESVIKSRIPGLQSLINKTIIELETELSRLGKPIATDAGGKLYMIMEICRSFDGNFKEHLDGVRPGGDKIYYVFDNQLPAALKRLQFDKQLSMDNVRKLITEADGYQPHLIAPEQGYRRLIESSIVSMRGPAEAAVDAVHAILKELIHKAISETAELKQYPSLRVEVSNAAVESLDRMRDESKKATLQLVEMECSYLTVDFFRKLPQDIEKGGNPTHSIFDRYNDSYLRRIGSNVLSYVNMVCATLRNSIPKSVVYGQVREAKRSLLDHFFTDLGKKEGKQLGTLLDEDPAIMQRRLSLAKRLELYRAAQAEIDSVAWSK from the exons ATGGAGAATCTCATAGCATTAGTTAACAGATTACAGAGAGCTTGTACTGCACTTGGAGATCATGGCGAAGAGAGTTCGTTGCCTACTCTTTGGGACGCTTTGCCTACTATCGCTGTTGTCGGTGGACAG AGTTCTGGGAAATCTTCAGTGCTTGAGAGCATTGTTGGAAAAGATTTTTTGCCTCGTGGATCAG GAATTGTCACCCGCCGCCCCCTTGTCCTACAGCTTCATCGGATAGAAGAAGGTAGAGAATATGCAGAATTTGGACACCTACCAAGGAAGAGGTTTACTGATTTTG CTGCTGTGAGGAAAGAGATTGCTGATGAGACTGATCGAGAAACTGGCCGCAGCAAACAGATTTCTAGTGTGCCAATTTATCTCAGTATATATTCTCCATATG TTGTTAACTTGACTCTGATCGATCTTCCTGGACTTACAAAAGTAGCAGTTG AGGGACAGCCTGACAGCATTGTACTAGACATTGAAAACATGGTTCGGTCTTATATTGAGAAG CCCAATTGTATTATTCTTGCAATTTCCCCTGCGAATCAAGATCTCGCAACATCGGATGCAATCAAGATTTCTCGTGAAGTAGACCCTAAAG GAGAAAGGACATTTGGAGTTCTGACCAAGATTGATCTCATGGATAAGGGTACCGATGCTGTCGAT ATGTTGGAAGGAAAATCATATAAGCTACAGTTTCCATGGATTGGTGTTGTCAATCGTTCACAAGCTGATATCAACAAAAATGTGGATATGATTGCTGCTAGGCGTAGGGAGAAAGAGTACTTTTCTAGTACCCCCGAGTACCGGCATCTTGCTAACAGGATGGGTTCAGAACATCTTGGGAAAGTTCTGTCGAAA CATTTGGAGTCTGTTATCAAGTCTCGGATTCCAGGTCTCCAGTCTCTTATCAACAAAACTATAATTGAGCTAGAAACTGAGTTGAGCCGTCTTGGAAAGCCCATTGCCACGGATGCGGGA GGAAAATTGTACATGATAATGGAAATCTGTCGTAGTTTTGATGGAAATTTCAAAGAACATCTTGATGGAGT TCGACCAGGAGgtgataaaatatattatgtctTTGATAATCAGCTCCCTGCTGCATTGAAGAGACTGCAATTTGACAAGCAACTTTCAATGGACAATGTAAGGAAACTTATAACTGAAGCGGATGGATATCAGCCGCATTTGATAGCTCCTGAACAAGGATATCGTCGTCTCATTGAATCTTCCATAGTTTCTATGAGGGGTCCTGCTGAAGCAGCTGTTGATGCG GTTCATGCTATACTGAAGGAACTGATTCACAAGGCAATCAGTGAGACTGCG GAGCTAAAGCAATACCCCTCCCTACGAGTAGAGGTCAGCAATGCAGCTGTTGAATCACTAGATAGGATGAGGGATGAAAGCAAAAAAGCAACTCTTCAGCTGGTTGAAATGGAGTGTAGTTACCTGACCGTAGATTTCTTCCGAAAGCTTCCTCAAGATATTGAGAAGGGAGGGAATCCAACACATTCTATTTTTGACCGGTATAATGATTCCTATCTTCGCAGGATAG GGTCAAATGTCTTGTCTTATGTCAATATGGTTTGTGCAACTTTGAGGAATTCAATTCCAAAGTCTGTAGTTTATGGTCAAGTGCGGGAGGCCAAACGCAGCTTGCTTGATCATTTCTTCACTGATTTAGGCAAGAAGGAG GGGAAACAGCTGGGTACTTTGTTGGATGAGGATCCAGCAATTATGCAGCGTCGCCTCTCTCTGGCAAAGAGACTTGAGTTATACAGAGCTGCTCAAGCTGAGATTGATTCAGTAGCATGGTCTAAGTAA
- the LOC125867625 gene encoding E3 ubiquitin-protein ligase SINAT5-like produces MELDSIECVSSSDGMIDDDEIPLHHPHIIHSQYSSSKTPNNNNNNNNINNSSSNNDGIAAIHSTTSVHELLECPVCTNSMYPPIHQCHNGHTICSTCKARAHNRCPTCRQELGDIRCLALEKVAESLELPCKYGSVGCPEIFPYYSKLKHESVCNFRPYSCPYAGSECSVVGDIPYLVSHLRDDHKVDMHSGCTFNHRYVKSNPREVENATWMLTVFNCFGQCFCLHFEAFQLGTAPVYMAFLRFMGDEMEARNYSYSLEVGGNGRKLTWEGTPRSIRDSHRKVRDSHDGLVIQRNMALFFSGGERKELKLRVTGRIWKEQQNPDGGACMPNLCT; encoded by the exons ATGGAGTTGGATAGCATTGAATGTGTATCATCTTCAGATGGTATGATAGATGATGATGAGATCCCTTTACATCACCCACATATTATTCATTCTCAATATTCATCTTCAAAGAcacccaacaacaacaacaacaacaacaatattaacaATAGCAGCAGCAATAATGATGGGATTGCTGCAATTCATTCTACAACAAGTGTTCATGAGCTTCTTGAATGCCCTGTTTGTACAAATTCTATGTATCCTCCAATCCATCAA TGTCACAATGGACACACAATCTGTTCGACATGTAAAGCGAGGGCTCACAACCGATGTCCCACTTGTAGGCAGGAGCTTGGAGATATCAGATGTTTAGCTCTGGAAAAGGTGGCTGAATCGCTTGAGCTCCCTTGCAAATATGGCTCTGTTGGCTGTCCTGAGATATTTCCTTATTACAGTAAGCTAAAACATGAGTCAGTTTGCAACTTTAGACCATACAGCTGCCCGTATGCTGGGTCTGAGTGCTCAGTTGTTGGTGATATTCCTTACTTGGTTTCTCATTTGAGGGATGATCACAAGGTAGACATGCACTCAGGATGCACTTTCAACCATCGGTATGTCAAATCTAATCCTCGAGAAGTAGAAAATGCGACGTGGATGTTGACA GTTTTCAATTGTTTTGGTCAGTGCTTCTGTCTCCATTTTGAAGCCTTTCAGCTGGGAACTGCTCCTGTATACATGGCGTTTCTTCGGTTTATGGGAGATGAGATGGAGGCTCGAAACTATAGCTACAGCCTGGAAGTTGGGGGAAATGGAAGAAAACTTACCTGGGAGGGTACACCCCGAAGCATAAGAGACAGTCACAGGAAAGTAAGGGATAGTCATGATGGGCTCGTCATACAACGTAACATGGCCCTTTTCTTTTCTGGAGGGGAGAGAAAGGAGCTTAAGTTACGAGTAACTGGAAGGATATGGAAGGAACAGCAGAATCCTGACGGAGGAGCATGTATGCCCAACCTCTGTACTTAA
- the LOC125867327 gene encoding phosphatidylinositol 4-kinase gamma 4-like: MSSAGVVAISPICIKNMVIPLVHGQESILIYVAMSGSMMPLRVLEYDSIESVKVQIQSCKGFVVKNQKLVCGGRELARRDSLIRDYGVSDGNVLHLVLRLSDLQVINVTTSSGEEFTFNVERSRDVGYVKRQLAEKKVGLGDIDEQEVLCKGEYVEDRRIVYDLCKNNDGVIHLFVRKNAKIRARPLDKNFELSIVAPYQNDVVRENGSGTETDHKVLVPRKPPDREIYLEPVIVNPRIEIPVVLRDMIVSAFEGLDRGNYPIRSTEGTGGAYFMRDASGNKFVAVFKPIDEEPMAVNNPQGLPLSVNGEGLKKGTRVGEGGFRECAAYILDHPKSGRRSLSGELKGFSGVPPTTFVKCLHKGFNHPDGVTVKLGSLQKFMENNGSCEDLGPSSFPVEEVHKIAVLDMRLANADRHAGNILMSKGEDGQVELIPIDHGYCLPDSFEDVTFDWLYWPQARQPFSSETIEYIKSLDTEEDIGLLKLYGWDIPLESARTLRISTMLLKKGAERGLTPFTIGNIMCRETLNKESVIEEILQEALDSKSPGSSEDSFLVSVSHVMDRRLDEIA; encoded by the exons ATGTCGTCTGCTGGGGTGGTTGCAATTAGTCCAATTTGTATAAAGAATATGGTAATTCCGCTTGTACATGGTCAAGAATCAATTTTGATTTACGTAGCTATGTCGGGTTCGATGATGCCATTAAGGGTTTTGGAGTATGATTCAATTGAATCTGTGAAGGTACAGATTCAGAGTTGTAAAGGGTTTGTggtgaaaaatcaaaaattggTTTGTGGGGGTCGTGAATTGGCTAGGAGAGATTCACTTATCAGGGATTATGGAGTTTCTGATGGGAATGTTCTTCATTTAGTCCTTAGGTTATCTGATCTTCAAGTTATTAATGTGACAACTTCTTCTGGTGAAGAGTTTACATTTAATGTAGAGAGGAGTCGGGATGTTGGATATGTTAAACGTCAACTTGCTGAAAAGAAGGTTGGTTTAGGTGACATTGATGAACAGGAAGTGTTGTGTAAAGGTGAATATGTTGAAGATCGGAGGATCGTATATGATCTTTGCAAGAATAATGATGGGGTGATTCATTTGTTTGTGCGTAAAAATGCGAAAATTAGGGCTAGACCATTGGACAAAAATTTTGAGTTGTCCATTGTGGCACCATACCAGAATGATGTGGTTAGAGAAAACGGGAGTGGGACTGAAACAGATCACAAAGTTTTGGTCCCGAGGAAGCCTCCTGATAGGGAAATATATTTGGAACCTGTAATTGTTAACCCAAGGATTGAAATTCCTGTGGTACTTAGGGATATGATTGTTTCTGCATTTGAAGGCTTAGATAGAGGAAATTATCCTATTAGATCAACTGAAGGCACGGGAGGAGCATATTTTATGCGTGATGCATCAGGGAATAAGTTTGTTGCAGTGTTTAAGCCAATTGATGAGGAGCCTATGGCTGTGAACAACCCCCAAGGGTTGCCTCTGTCAGTTAATGGCGAGGGCTTGAAGAAAGGAACAAGAGTTGGAGAAGGTGGTTTCAGGGAATGCGCTGCCTACATTTTGGATCATCCAAAGAGTGGACGACGCTCACTTTCAGGTGAGCTGAAAGGCTTTTCTGGTGTTCCTCCAACTACTTTTGTGAAGTGCCTCCATAAGGGTTTCAACCATCCTGATGGTGTTACAGTTAAGCTGGGGTCCTTGCAGAAATTCATGGAGAATAATGGCAGTTGTGAGGATTTAGGTCCTAGTTCTTTCCCTGTCGAGGAGGTGCATAAAATTGCAGTATTAGATATGAGGCTGGCAAATGCAGATAGGCATGCAGGTAATATTTTAATGAGCAAAGGTGAAGATGGCCAGGTTGAGCTCATTCCAATTGATCATGGTTACTGCTTGCCCGATAGT TTTGAAGATGTCACATTTGACTGGCTCTACTGGCCACAAGCTCGTCAACCTTTTAGCTCCGAGACCATTGAGTACATTAAATCACTTGACACTGAGGAAGACATAGGCTTATTGAAGTTATATGGGTGGGACATACCTTTGGAAAGTGCTCGCACACTGCGCATCTCCACCATGCTTTTGAAGAAAGGTGCAGAGAGGGGTCTCACACCATTTACCATAGGGAACATCATGTGCAGGGAAACCTTGAACAAGGAATCCGTGATTGAGGAGATTCTTCAAGAAGCATTGGACTCTAAGTCCCCTGGCTCAAGTGAAGATTCGTTCCTTGTATCCGTCTCCCATGTAATGGACCGTCGTCTTGATGAGATTGCCTGA